A genome region from Arachis duranensis cultivar V14167 chromosome 8, aradu.V14167.gnm2.J7QH, whole genome shotgun sequence includes the following:
- the LOC107462330 gene encoding uncharacterized protein LOC107462330 gives MPLISFYLLFFVSKIVSATDTITQSQSLTENQTLVSKNENFQFGFFTLPQNSSNRYLGIWYNKIPVQTVVWLANRERPVTTEIPAVLMINKTQNNNDTLILHQNYSVLWSITPSRRARNMVLQLLDSGNLVLREQNDENEENYLWQSFDYPCDTLLPGMKLGKDLRTEFDRRVTAWKNEYDPSIGNLSWGMDVTNWPQQMQRVGSMKQYNRGSWNGIDYTGRPTIRPSPVFEFKYFADEEQVYFMFSLVNSSVKARMVLNQSSYKLLHLAWDEAAREWNVYGLLPRDFCDDYGACGPNGNCDVSKLPYACDCLRGFRPKSSRDWKAMNYQGGCLRDKPLNCESDGFIKYGKMKVPDTENCWYLNQSKNLEECRDTCLRNCSCMAYTNSDIRGEGNGCALWFGDLNDLRVQPNAGQDLYVRVPASELDTNNGAKMKIGIAVGGTITILCGLLLALYFIFIRGRSATMKKSASVADHLKEEQEEDLELPLFDLSSIVSATDNFSINNKLGEGGFGPVYKGTLENGEEIAVKRLSRGSKQGVKEFKTEVALIAKLQHRNLVKLYGSCIQDQEKLLIYEYMPNKSLDLFIFDQTQRMLMDWSKRFHIICGIAKGLLYLHQDSRLIIIHRDLKTSNILLDSEMNPKISDFGLARILEVDQTSKTSRVVGTYGYMAPEYALDGNFSVKSDVYSFGILLLEIISGKKNKGNHRQKDGTNLIEYAWNFWTEGRPLELIDEYMIDYCNISEALRCIQIGLLCVQQNPHDRPNISFVVMMLGSEIQLPLPKEPALFVGKYSCQEYSSSCINDAPSVNELSISDLEALKTNTYRKLSMHEESLEEKQHHNIVNMQRMKNFHHFVPIIFHLFLYFLLSKTIAATDTLTQFQSLSENQTLVSKNGDFELGFFTLDNSTNINYYLGIWYKNIPVRTIVWVANREKPATNHNFVVLLINNTANSTILLTQKNKNTVLWSVSISRKPKNPILQLLDSGNLVLRDENDENEEKNYLWQSFDYPGDTLLPGMKVGKDLRTGFDWRVTAWKNENDPSPGTLNWVMDVTKWPEPMQRIGTVKQYNSGPWNGVQYSAKPTNKPSPAFEFIYFADENQVYYMFKLVNNSVKARMMLNQTTNKIMQLVWTQGVWKMYGSMPRDFCDEYGACGPNGKCDMAESPNDCECLRGYRPKSPKEWIGLNYEGGCLRDKPLNCESDGFIKYVKMKVPDTENCWYLNQSMNSVECRDKCLRNCSCMAYANSDIRGEGNGCALWFGDLNDLRVQPNAGQDLYVRVPASELETRNGSKVKIEIAVGSTIFVVLCSLLLVLYFTCIRGRSSKAKENAAIMDSFIEEQEGHLELPLFDLSSLAKATGNFSINNKVGEGGFGPVYKGLLKNGQEIAVKRLCRGSVQGLKEFKNEIALIVKLQHRNLVKLHGCCIHNEEKMLVYEYLPNKSLDLFIFDQTRRKLLDWSKCFHMIFGIAKGLLYLHRDSRLRIIHRDLKASNILLDSEMNPKISDFGMARILGGDQIAATTRRVVGTYGYMAPEYAIDGNFSVKSDVFSFGVLLLEILSGKKNKGNHWENESTDLIGYAWDLWTEERPLEIVDDILKESCNLSEVLRCIQISLLCLEQHPYDRPDMSSVIMMFGSEIPLPKPKQPALFVGEYPYQYDSANELSIEVLESR, from the exons ATGCCACTAATAAGTTTCTACCTTCTCTTTTTTGTGTCAAAAATTGTTTCAGCAACTGATACCATAACTCAGTCACAGTCTCTAACTGAAAACCAAACATTGGTTTCCAAGAATGAAAACTTCCAATTCGGTTTcttcactcttccccaaaactcTAGCAACCGTTACCTTGGGATTTGGTACAACAAGATACCGGTTCAAACCGTTGTTTGGCTCGCAAACCGAGAAAGACCAGTCACAACAGAAATACCCGCAGTCTTGATGATAAACAAAACACAGAATAATAATGACACACTTATCCTCCATCAGAATTACTCTGTTCTATGGTCTATAACTCCTTCTAGAAGAGCTCGAAATATGGTTCTTCAGCTATTGGATTCTGGAAACCTTGTTCTGAGAGAACAAAATGATGAAAATGAAGAGAATTATCTATGGCAGAGTTTTGATTACCCTTGTGATACACTCTTGCCAGGGATGAAGCTTGGCAAGGATTTAAGGACTGAATTCGATAGGCGAGTAACCGCGTGGAAGAACGAGTATGATCCTTCAATTGGAAATTTGTCTTGGGGAATGGATGTTACCAATTGGCCTCAACAGATGCAGAGAGTAGGATCAATGAAGCAGTACAACAGAGGTTCTTGGAATGGAATTGACTACACTGGTAGACCTACCATAAGGCCTAGTCCGGTTTTCGAGTTCAAGTACTTCGCCGACGAGGAACAAGTCTACTTCATGTTTAGCCTTGTGAATAGCTCTGTCAAAGCTAGGATGGTTCTGAACCAGAGCAGCTATAAGCTCCTGCATTTGGCGTGGGACGAGGCGGCACGAGAGTGGAATGTTTATGGCTTGTTACCAAGAGATTTTTGTGATGACTATGGTGCTTGTGGTCCTAATGGTAATTGTGATGTTAGCAAGTTACCATATGCTTGTGATTGTTTGAGAGGGTTTAGGCCTAAGTCATCAAGAGATTGGAAGGCAATGAACTACCAAGGAGGTTGCTTGCGCGACAAGCCACTGAATTGCGAAAGCGATGGATTTATTAAGTATGGGAAGATGAAAGTGCCTGATACTGAGAATTGTTGGTACTTGAATCAGAGCAAGAACTTGGAGGAGTGCAGAGATACATGCTTGAGGAATTGTTCTTGTATGGCTTATACGAATTCGGATATTCGAGGAGAAGGCAATGGTTGTGCTTTGTGGTTTGGTGATCTTAATGACTTGAGGGTTCAACCAAATGCAGGGCAAGACCTATATGTTAGAGTGCCAGCTTCAGAATTAG atacAAACAACGGAGCCAAGATGAAGATAGGAATTGCAGTTGGTGGCACTATTACAATATTATGTGGATTATTGTTAGCTCTTTATTTCATATTCATAAGAGGAAGGAGTGCAACAATGAAAA AGAGTGCATCAGTAGCAGATCATTTAAAGGAAGAACAGGAAGAGGATTTGGAGCTTCCTTTGTTTGACCTATCTAGTATAGTTAGTGCTACTGACaacttttcaatcaacaataagCTTGGAGAAGGTGGTTTTGGACCAGTATACAAG GGAACATTGGAAAATGGAGAAGAAATTGCTGTCAAGAGACTTTCTAGAGGCTCCAAAcaaggtgtcaaggaatttaAGACTGAAGTTGCGTTAATAGCTAAACTTCAACACCGTAATCTTGTAAAGCTTTATGGATCTTGCattcaagaccaagagaaattGCTTATATACGAATATATGCCTAACAAAAGCTTAGATTTGTTCATATTTG ATCAAACCCAACGGATGCTGATGGATTGGTCTAAGCGATTTCACATAATTTGCGGAATCGCTAAGGGTCTTCTTTATCTTCATCAAGATTCAAGACTCATAATTATTCATAGAGATCTTAAGACAAGCAACATATTGTTGGATAGTGAGATGAATCCTAAGATATCGGACTTCGGCTTGGCTAGAATTTTAGAGGTGGACCAAACCTCAAAAACTTCGCGCGTCGTTGGAACTTA TGGATACATGGCACCAGAATATGCATTAGATGGAAACTTTTCGGTAAAATCAGATGTCTATAGTTTTGGTATTCTATTGTTGGAGATAATATctggaaagaaaaataaaggaaacCATCGCCAGAAAGACGGTACAAACCTTATTGAATAT GCATGGAATTTCTGGACAGAAGGGAGGCCCTTAGAATTGATTGATGAATATATGATAGACTATTGCAATATCTCTGAAGCATTGCGATGCATCCAAATTGGTCTTTTGTGTGTGCAACAAAATCCACATGATAGACCAAACATATCATTTGTGGTTATGATGTTAGGTAGTGAAATTCAATTGCCTCTTCCAAAAGAACCAGCTCTTTTTGTTGGAAAGTATTCATGTCAGGAATATTCTTCTTCATGTATAAATGATGCACCTTCTGTTAATGAGTTAAGTATCTCAGATTTAGAAGCTC TAAAGACCAATACTTACAGAAAATTAAGCATGCATGAGGAATCTCTAGAGGAAAAGCa ACATCACAATATTGTAAACATGCAAAGAATGAAAAACTTTCACCACTTTGTACCAATTATTTTCCacctttttctctattttcttctctCCAAAACCATAGCTGCAACAGATACCTTAACTCAATTCCAGTCTCTAAGTGAAAACCAAACATTAGTCTCCAAGAATGGAGACTTTGAACTTGGTTTCTTCACTCTTGATAACTCCACCAACATCAATTATTACCTTGGCATTTGGTACAAGAACATCCCAGTCAGAACCATAGTATGGGTTGCAAATCGTGAAAAACCCGCCACAAATCACAACTTTGTTGTGTTGCTGATAAACAACACAGCAAATAGCACAATCCTCCTTACTCAGAAAAACAAGAACACTGTTCTATGGTCTGTGAGCATATCAAGAAAACCCAAGAATCCAATTCTACAACTGTTGGATTCAGGAAACCTTGTTCTgagagatgaaaatgatgagaatGAAGAGAAGAACTATCTATGGCAAAGTTTTGATTATCCTGGTGATACACTCTTGCCAGGAATGAAGGTTGGGAAGGATTTAAGAACTGGTTTCGATTGGCGCGTAACTGCGTGGAAGAATGAGAATGATCCTTCACCAGGAACCTTGAATTGGGTTATGGATGTTACCAAGTGGCCTGAACCGATGCAGAGGATTGGAACAGTGAAGCAGTACAATAGTGGTCCTTGGAATGGAGTTCAATACAGtgccaaaccaacaaacaagcCTAGCCCGGCTTTCGAGTTCATCTACTTTGCTGATGAAAACCAAGTTTACTACATGTTCAAACTTGTTAACAACTCTGTGAAAGCTAGAATGATGTTGAACCAAACCACAAACAAGATTATGCAACTTGTGTGGACACAAGGTGTTTGGAAGATGTATGGTTCGATGCCAAGGGATTTTTGTGATGAGTATGGTGCTTGTGGTCCTAATGGGAAATGTGACATGGCTGAGTCTCCAAATGATTGTGAATGTTTGAGAGGGTATAGGCCTAAGTCGCCAAAAGAATGGATCGGATTGAATTATGAAGGAGGTTGCTTGCGCGACAAGCCACTGAATTGCGAAAGCGATGGGTTTATCAAGTATGTTAAGATGAAGGTGCCTGATACTGAGAATTGTTGGTACTTAAATCAGAGTATGAACTCGGTTGAGTGCAGAGATAAGTGCTTGAGGAATTGTTCTTGTATGGCATATGCGAATTCGGATATTCGAGGAGAAGGCAATGGTTGTGCTTTGTGGTTTGGTGATCTTAATGACTTGAGAGTTCAACCAAATGCAGGGCAAGATCTTTATGTTAGAGTTCCTGCCTCAGAATTAG AGACAAGAAACGGAAGCAAGGTCAAGATAGAAATTGCAGTTGGAAGCACAATTTTTGTTGTATTATGTAGCTTGCTCTTAGTTCTCTACTTCACTTGCATAAGAGGAAGAAGTTCCAAGGCCAAAG AGAATGCAGCAATAATGGATAGTTTCATTGAAGAACAAGAGGGTCATCTAGAGCTTCCATTGTTTGATCTATCTAGTTTAGCTAAAGCTACTGGTAACTTTTCAATCAATAATAAGGTTGGAGAAGGTGGTTTTGGACCTGTATACAAG GGATTATTGAAAAATGGGCAAGAGATTGCTGTTAAAAGACTTTGTAGAGGTTCTGTACAAGGGctcaaagaattcaaaaatgaaaTTGCGCTGATTGTTAAACTTCAACATCGTAATCTTGTGAAGCTTCATGGATGTTGCATTCACAATGAAGAGAAAATGCTTGTATATGAATACTTGCCAAACAAAAGTTTGGATCTCTTCATATTTG ATCAAACGCGAAGAAAGCTCTTGGATTGGTCGAAGTGCTTCCATATGATTTTTGGGATTGCAAAGGGTCTCCTTTATCTTCATCGAGATTCAAGACTTAGAATCATTCACAGAGATCTTAAAGCAAGTAATATCTTACTTGACAGTGAAATGAATCCTAAAATATCGGATTTTGGCATGGCTAGAATTTTGGGAGGAGACCAAATTGCAGCAACGACGCGACGAGTGGTTGGAACATA TGGATATATGGCACCAGAATACGCAATAGATGGAAACTTCTCAGTAAAATCTGATGTCTTTAGCTTTGGCGTTTTGTTACTGGAGATACTATCcggaaagaaaaacaaaggaaatCATTGGGAAAATGAAAGCACAGACCTTATTGGTTAT GCATGGGATTTGTGGACAGAAGAAAGGCCTCTAGAAATTGTTGATGATATCCTAAAAGAGTCTTGTAACCTCTCTGAAGTATTGAGATGCATTCAGATTAGTCTTCTTTGTTTGGAGCAACATCCATATGACAGACCAGACATGTCATCAGTGATTATGATGTTTGGAAGTGAAATTCCCTTGCCTAAGCCAAAGCAACCTGCTCTATTTGTTGGAGAATATCCATATCAATATGATTCTGCCAATGAATTAAGTATCGAAGTCTTAGAATCTAGATGA